AGCATCGATGGCGGCGGCATCCGCGGTCTCATCCCCGCCACCATCATCGCCTGCCTCGAGGCCAAGCTCCAGGTACATGACACAAACCCATGAAGAGATTGGCCTTTGCAACACTAGTTTACAATTGGGGATGCTTGCAGGAGCTGGACGGGCCAGAGGCCAGGATCGCGGACTACTTCGACGTGATCGCCGGGACGAGCACCGGCGCGCTGATCACGGCGATGCTGGCGGCGccggacgagaagaagcggcCGCTCTTCGCCGCCAAGGACATCACCACCTTCTACCTCGAGAACGGGCCCAAGATCTTCCCCCAGAGAAAGTATGATGACATTCCTCATTTCATGCCTGCCACTACCAAACATTTCACTTTCCACACTACATGACACACCATACCTATAGTCCCGAATCACCATACTTAAATATCAAATAGTACCAGCTTCTGCAAGAGGAAAATCCAGAGTATGGCGATTAATGGAAGGACGAACTGTGTGACACCATGTGTGTGTCGTTGCAGGATCGGATTCCTCGAGCCGGTGGCGAACCTGCTGAGCGTGATGAGGGGCCCCAAGTACGACGGCGCCTTCCTGCACGGCAAGATCAAGAGCCTCACCCACGACGTGAGGATAGCGGACACGGTGACCAACGTCGTCGTGCCAGCGTTCGACGTCAAGTACCTGCAGCCGGTCATCTTCTCGACGTACGAGGCGCAGCACGAGCCGCTCAAGAACGCGCACCTCTCCGACATCTGCatcagcacggcggcggcgccgacctaCTTCCCGGCGCACTTCTTCAGGACCGAGGGCCCCAACGGCAAGTCCCGGGAGTTCCacctcgtcgacggcggcgtggcggccaaCAACCCAACCATGGTTGCCATGTCCATGCTCACCAAGGAGGTGCTCCGCCACAACCCGGACTTCCGGCCCGCGGAGTACGgcaacttcctcatcatctcCGTCGGCACCGGGGCGCCCAAGCAGGCGGAGATGTACACCGCGCCCAAGTGCGCCAAGTGGGGCCTGCTCCGGTGGCTCTACGACGGCGGCTTCACCCCTCTCATCGACATCTTCTGCCATGCCAGCGCCGACATGGTCGACATTCACGCCAAAGTGCTCTTCGAGGCACTTGGATGCGAGAAGAACTACCTCCGTATCCAGGTTCAATATTCGTAACCAGTTCAATCCAAAAGCTTAAGTTTTTTTATATTAACTCATTCACAATAAGGTTGTGGTTAATCCAGCGGATATATGATTGTAGGATGATTCACTAGTAGGACACACATCATCGGTGGACATCGCGACGAAGGAGAACATGGAGGCGTTGATCGGGATCGGAAGGGAGCTTCTCAAGAAGCCGGTGGCGAGGGTGAACATCGACACGGGGATGTACGagcccgtcgccggcgagggcaACAACGAGCAGGCTCTCGAGCGCTTCGCTAGGAAGCTCTCCGACGAGCTCAAGCTTCGCATGAAAAACTTCAACTCCTACtagctttgcttgcttgcttgcttgccaaCCGGCAAAACATgtgaatataaaaaaaaaagttttgctTGCTCTTAACGTGACGGGTGTTGTAATCGATCATGAGTTTCATGACATTTGTAATATGACTTGTAGTCCAGTAGAATAATGAATAACTATGGAAGTTTTAGAGTGCCATattcaacaacattttttttttagagAGGAGGAATCTCAGAACGTGCGTTTGGGCCCGGGAATGCTGGATGGGCCTATATTTTGACCTGCAGTGCATGGCCAGACAGGCAAGGGTTTCAGTCCAGAGAGGGGGGCAAAAGGAGTGGTAAAAAAATAGGACTATCTAGCTGTCATCACTCATCCGGGTAACTTTTGCGATCAGCTTTCATTAAAAAATTGAGCCAGTGACAAATTGACACGTCACAAGCTGAAAACATGCAGAAAAAGGAAGGTGAATGATACGGGATGGTATTTCTCTGAACAAAAATCCCAAGTAGCAGcagaaaaaagggaaaaaaacgaATGAAAAATGTACCACACGAGGTTGTACCCTGACTCCTCACGTGTTACCCTGCATCAGTCCCATCCAACACCCACACAACGAcggcaaaaaaaacaaaaaaacaaaaaaaatcttggCAGTGAAGAAAGAATAGAAGAAACGCGGGAAGGAAACAGGAGCACATATGAATTCGGTACCGTAAAAAAAACTCGCAAAGGCCCAAGATAGATGGGCAGAATAGCACAAATGCCATCATGAGAGACTGAGTGAGAATAAGCAAGTGGTTTTGGGCCGAAATTCTTGGACGGGCCGTGTTTCAGTTTTGCAACTCGATCGATACAAATATCATCCATGGGCTGGCTGGCTGTCCGCCACACTGGGCCTGATCATCACTGATTATTATTCCTCCAGTGTGTGGCCAATGACTTCCGAGGTATACGCCAGTAGTCGAGCAAACAAGTTGCAAACATTTTTGTGACAAGGGTGTATACACGCACAAGGGAAAAGAAACATGGATTGGGGCGGGGCagggcacggcacggcaccgcACTCCGGCAAGCTATAGGGTTCAATTGGTCACACACGATGGTAGTCCTCGAGTCCACAGTCCACCAGGATCATCATCAGCGAAGCTCTGATTACACAAACCACCGGTACCACGCTACCACCAACTTAGATCCTGTTTGATTGGGCTTTCCAGCAGCTTTCCACCTAAGAAGccgaaagctcaaacaaatgaCCAGCTTGTGGGCTGAGCTTTCCGAAAGGTTAAAGTCCATAGAAGCTATGATTATATGGAAAGCCCAGAAGATTTGAAATGTGAGCTTACAGACAGAAACGAATCGTATTGAGGCCCTTTTATGAAAAGGGGATAAGTAGAATATGAGAATTCCAATTAATCATTGAGGAAATgaaaaaaggataaaagaaaataataatcCAAGTCTTAAATTGAAGTATCCCGTTGGAATCATAATCTCATATGACGTACTCTGCACtaatttaatttttattttgatAATGCAAGTTTAAAGGTCAAGGAATATGGAGTTATTCCATTGATCATGCAACAAGGTATATTCTATTGGTTAATGAAGTGTGTATAGTTCACTGGCTCATTTAGTTTGACTCGCCACtaatttaatttttcttttaacAAGTTTGGAGACCAAGGAATCTGGAGTTGCCCTATTAACCAACCAATTGTGTACTTTCTATTGCCTGATGATACGCATATAATTTGTTGGCTCATTTTGCACTAATTTGATTTTGACTAAAATACACCAATGATCAATTTGGAGGTTTGCAACTAAGGACTGAAATAACAAATTATATATAAGACCATGCATCGTACACTGCACAGGATCTCTATCCTTgttaaaataaaaattatattattGCTATCTatgctcctttctttttccgaATCACTGCCTGTTTTTtacatatgtatatatagttTTGTAGTTGTGATGTGTCATACAAAATGAGTTGTAAAACTATAGAGAGAGGAAACTCTAATACTTGTTTTTTCAGCCAAGAATGTATCGATAAGAACAAAATTAAGCTAGTTCATCAATCCGTAGTTCATCAATCCGTGCTCCTACGAGACGAGTAATGTTAAGATATATTAATGTAATAAACTAATAGATAAATTTGTGTCAGCTATTCAATTTCCTTTCTTCACTCCGTCTTATTAATTTATTCATACTCTAATAAATATTCATGCAGATACTTTCTTATCTTTATTCTTTTGCGATAGACTCTAGTTTGCGATAGACTCTAGTTACTAATTACTCTATCTATGCTCCCTTCTTTATACATAGCTTTTCACCTTTGTGCATAATCCAGTAAACATTGTCAAATATAGAGATtggaataaaagataaaacaattaaaaacaaaacaaaaaatatcCTACTCCTTTGTGCTATGGTCCATTATTGATGGACTATTTAATTCCGGGAACTATTAGGCTGTGTGATATGTGAACCATCTCCCGCACAAGAGAGATAGGAGCATCAACGGACAGGGggttcaaaaggaaaaaaaaaaaaggagggggTAAAAAAGTACTCATTAGCCTGCtaatatttttgttgtcatCATGTTGAGCAATACAGCTGCGCTTTGCATCTGAAAAAAGATTTAGGACTTCTTCACGGACAACAAATCTAGTCTCACCGTCCACCTTGAAGCTGAGTTACGCACTCTTCAACAAGGTGACAAGATCACTTGTTGAAGAATGTGGAGGTCAACTTCAAAGTGGATAGCATGTGGCTAGGATTGTTGTCGGCGAAGAAGTCTCGAATCTTTTCCCACCGGTTGAAGCAATGAGATCGCACGCCAAGGCTGGAGAGCACGAGAGGCTCTTGATGCTGATGATGTGCGCTGCTGCATTGGAGAGGAATAGGAGATAGCAGCATCGGAGGCTGCAATGGAAACGGATACAGCACCACCAAGGTGAGGGCagcgaaaaaaaagaaaaggtagggACTCTGAATCGTGAGATGTTCTGGTTACCATGAAACCTAGCAAATGCAACTTCTAGTAACTGACTCGCACGAGCCTGTAAATAGGCGATACAGCTTTTTACACGAGCGGGGTGAGAGAGCACATTTAAATTCTAGCAGATAGGCATGGAGTGAGTCCACGGagacactacaagaaatctatgaatctatgaTGAATTCTTCATGACCGATAGATCTGCAAATAGCCCATTTAGACTCAAATTCAGGTCTGATTTCTGTGACCGTCATAGCTTGAAAATAAAAATCGTCATGCATTTGATACTGACAAACAAATACGTAACTTACTTAAATAAGATAGGTAGGGAAATAGGGAACATTGACAAACAAAACGAAAATTATGGAGGAGTAAACTTGGCTTCGAGACCTCCACGGTCTCGGAGATTTGACTCGCGAACCTTACCACTACACCGTTTGTGATATTTTTTGGTATTATCCTTTTTATACTTTTAGTTGCTTGTGTTTTaattccaaaaaataaaaaagaggcAGGGGGGGGCAATTTTTGGTATCTTATTAGATGCACACGTAGTTCAATTTGGAATTGATTTTGATAACcagtagaaattcatttaacatttagaaaatagtaaatcagTTTCAAAACCATTGAAACTTCTAAAAAAACTTATATGTAGCCtacaaaatataaaaaatgtattgtgtatataagataattatttttaaGTGTTATTTTACAATGgtgcaaaaaatgaaaaaagaaaaagaaaacgttaAGGATGAGCATTCATACAGTAGGATGTGCTAAGATCTGTTAGCACAACGAAATGAACTAGTAAATTCATAGCTACCTGCCAAAGCTTGTGAATGAAAAATATTACCTGCCAATACTGACTACACAACTGTCTCATGGTGATACTCAATTGTTTGATGATTGGAATATTGCTCGTGTTAGTTAGTAGATCAGCTTGTTCTACCATTGTGCTTCCCTGGTCCATCTCGATTTTGTTCTTCCGGAACTTGAAGCAAGAATCAAGTTGAGTAGTAAAAGCCACCATGACACTTAATGTTTGAGAACTTTAACGTGAATCTACTCTTGCCCACCTTATGTTTGTATGATATATGTATATGCTTGTACTTGCAGTCCATGTTTATGATACCTATATACATAGCATTTTAGTAATTTGTATCACAATATTGCCCTCTGACAAGTATTTGGCAATGTGCTTTttcaagcccttgtttacttcacccccaactcccaactttggcactatgcaaaaagaagattccccatcacatcaaacttgcggtacatgcatggagtactaaatgtagaagaaattaaaaactaattgcacagttttgttgtactttgcgagacgaatcttttgagcctaattaatcaatatttggataataattcacaaatacaaacgaaacgctacagtgtgctacagtgccagcacagtaatttggcacctcccaatttagccaactaaacaaggcccaagtcGAGGATTAGATGCATCAAGGAGCAAGCCATTAGTGGATGGGGATCAGTTGTAGCCAGTAAGCAGTTGACCTGATATACTATGCTGGACTGCCAGTGATGCTAGATGAACAAATGTATGTGATCTGTTGTTTTGATGTGATTCTAAATGGGAACATATGTGATGCTGTTATTTGTGGGCTGGAATTACTTACTGTTAATTCTGGTCCGTAATTGTTCCTATTAATTGGTTGGAATTGCTTACTGTTAAACGAATTAGGTTGGGAAAATGGTTGAAATTTAGTGGGCTGATTTTATTTAACATGTGTTGGGTACCTTAAATTTGGTGGGCTAGTCCTAATGGGCTGAAAATATTGGACCCACTTCTCTAACGGGTCTGTTACCAAATGGATCTTAGTAGTGATGTCAGCATACGTGTCGGttcatgccacatcagcatcCATGTCATCATCCATGTCACCATCAAAAGCTATGTCAGCACCAATGTTAGTCTGTCACGTGTAACACctaaaatttcaaattttgcaattcaataaaatttgctagaaatagGTTGCATTTAAATTCCTTAGGTATTTAataatattttcaaattaaattaaTGAATTATAGGATTTTATTGTTGCATTCattgtttttgtttgtttgaattcgaatttgtgtttgaattcaATTTTAAATtgtttgtttcaaacttttcttcctttctctttctctcttcctttttggcccgtttcctttttcttttcggCCTGCTTCGCTCCTACCTGGCTCCAGCTCCGCACGGCCCAGTTTCTCCTCTTCGGCCCAGCTTCGCGCCGGCCCAGCTCTGGCTCCTGCTCCGCACCCCACCATCCCCCTCTCTTGCTGCGCCGTGGGGCCCGCGCGTCATCCCCATCCTCGCCTCTCTCCTGCGCGCAGGCGCGTGCCGCGCCCGACCGGAACTCCAGCTCGAGTCCGAGCCGGTTCCCTGCGCCGCGTCCGCCTCCAGTTTGGCCCGCACGCCAAGGCCTACaaaagccgccgcctcctctttcAGTCCCCCACCAAACCCTAGCAATCCCGCATCTTCAGCGCGCGCCGCCACCGAgttccacgccgccgccgttttCGCCGGAGGTAACCGCCGCCGGGTtcgatctcctccgccgccgtctcctctccGCCTTTGACTCCGCCCGAAGCTCCGCGCAAGGTTCACAGGGCCGCCCTCGGAGttcccgcgccggccgcgctcgACGGAgccgcgcaccgccgccgcgagtTTCCCGCCGGCGACGTCCTAAACACGCCCGCCGTGCCTCCCGCTACCGCCTGGCCAAGCTCGCGTCCAAAACCCGCGCCAGATGCGCTTTTCCGGGCGAAagccggcgacccgccgccgcacgccgcgcatcgccgccgccgccgccagccatcggatcaagatccgacggctcAGATCCGCCCGCATCCGGatcaaccgcgccgcgccgcgtccCTTTTGCGAAAAAGCCCCTGCACTTTTCCGTATTTTCTCCTCAGTCCACCGCAGTTAACAAATCCTCCCATTTAAGTCCGTTTTCTTTCTCTTAGGCCCCTGAATTTTCGCTTAATAGAACCCGTAGTCCATAGAGGCACTTTTGTGTTTAGGCCCTCGGTTTTTCCAGCTAGACCCCTGAGAGTTTAGTTTTCTCGCATATAGGATCCCGTAGCTTGCTTTAGCCGTACCTATTGCGTCCTAGCTCCGTTTTTAGCGTTCTTTATGTCCATGAGTTCGCTTCAACGCGTAGAAGAGTTTTGtgagtttgttttcttttgtttatattatttggtgtactgttttatCAGTTTATGCTTTTGTTTGCCTGTATGTGCttgtgtgacgcgtgtagaagGACAGCAGTTCAAGGGGTATGAGGAGcaagctttcgaggagtacAAGCAGCAGGAGCAAgtacaagaaggcaagtcgtgtccttcaCTTGATCACTTCTTCAAGTCCCAttacacctttactttcataTTCAATACAATGTTCGCTATGCACTTTGTATTATAATCATGATGGGTTCCAATTAAggtttttctaaattttattCCATACGGcttgaccaaccgggtttaTTTTTGTGCTGGGTAACTCACGCTTATTACTTTAcctgggttatggtggttctaatgaaaCTCAAAGATTAaagttattttatttatgctataccttccaCTAATACAAGATTACAATGCTTAATTAAGTACTATAATAATCCAGTAGTCATTCCTACCTTTTGCTTAATTTAAATCTGCTTAAATAAGCTTAATCTTGACTTTACTTCATCCTTACTGCTATGTTTTAATTCTGCTGCAACCATTCCCTTCATTATTTattttaatcttttattttaCTTCTGCCCTTGTTGTGTATAACCTTTAAAAATTATCTTaaattagttttattttattttcttcttttagaTGGCTCGCACCGGACAGACAGCTCGCAAGAACACCCGTCCTCCGCGTCATGGCATCGCTCAGCATCATCCTCAGGAGTCCGACAACGAGCCTGAAGAGTAGCTCTACTACTTCCAGCACCTGGGAGATGATACAGATGAGGACGCTGTAGCAGTGGAAGGAGCAGAGCAGGAGCTTGCGCTAGCTCCAGCCTCTGCGCCAGCGCCAGCACCTATTGCGGTTGACACATCAGACTCTAACCCAGCTTCAGATCCAGAGGCAGCTAGGAGAGCACTTGAGGTTCTCCCTCATAGTGAACGTCCACGGTTGCAGAACACGTACCGTCGGTACATACCTTTCAGGACTAATGATGAAGCCAGAACCTTCGTAGCCCCGCTCAGTGAAAACGACATGGCAAGAAATTACCTTCGGAAGTATTTAGCGTCAATCATAGCTGCTTTGAATGACGCAAACAACACTCTTCGTGCAATCCAACAGGAGTTGCGTGAAGTCAGGCGGGAGAGGGATGTACTACTTGCTTCTGCAACAGGAGCACCCCCTCCAGAGTCGCTAGAAGAGGTGGAGTTTCCAGCACAGTCACCATCGCCCAAGCGCCCCCGCTACGACTCCCCCGGCGCCGCTGCAGAAG
This genomic window from Setaria viridis chromosome 8, Setaria_viridis_v4.0, whole genome shotgun sequence contains:
- the LOC117866536 gene encoding patatin-like protein 1; protein product: MGSNGTATATAHASALTPPPSQGRLITVLSIDGGGIRGLIPATIIACLEAKLQELDGPEARIADYFDVIAGTSTGALITAMLAAPDEKKRPLFAAKDITTFYLENGPKIFPQRKIGFLEPVANLLSVMRGPKYDGAFLHGKIKSLTHDVRIADTVTNVVVPAFDVKYLQPVIFSTYEAQHEPLKNAHLSDICISTAAAPTYFPAHFFRTEGPNGKSREFHLVDGGVAANNPTMVAMSMLTKEVLRHNPDFRPAEYGNFLIISVGTGAPKQAEMYTAPKCAKWGLLRWLYDGGFTPLIDIFCHASADMVDIHAKVLFEALGCEKNYLRIQDDSLVGHTSSVDIATKENMEALIGIGRELLKKPVARVNIDTGMYEPVAGEGNNEQALERFARKLSDELKLRMKNFNSY